ACTTGACTCCTGGAGTGCTGAGCCAAGCCGTGCCTTAGCGCTGGTGTTACTGCTGGCTGATGCCGCGCTGCCGCTGTTTGACCAATTCACCGATTCCCCCACTGTTGATGTCGTCTGCAGACACCGGGATGTGATCGCCCAGTCGCCGGTGAGCTCTTCGCAAACAAAGCATCCGCGAGTGCCTTGACTCTCTAGTAACTGGAGACACGACACTGGAGAGATCTCGTCTTGTTGTCAGCTGTCATGACCTCCACCACTCTTCAAGCCATCCGCCTTTACCGGATGGACCTCCCAGACCACTCCTGCCCTTGGGGTTTACGGGCAGTGCGGCTGCTACGGGAACGGCATATTCCCTTCGAAGACCATCGCCTCACCAGCGCCGAGGAGGTGGAAGCCTTCAAGCTCTCCCATGGCGTGACCACTACGCCGCAAATCTTCTCGGGGAGTGAACGGGTCGGTGGCTACAGCGATCTCGCCACACGACTCGGCGTCCGGCCGGAAGCCGCTGAGATCTCTTACGCGCCAGTTGTAGCCGTGTTCCTTACCGCCGGCTTGATGGCCCTGGTGCTGGCAGCCGGGCTGGGCGGCTTCATGGGGTTCGCCATCTGCCTGCTAGCCATGCTCAAGCTGATGGATGTGGAGGCATTCGCCGCCAGCTTCCGTAAGTACGACCTGATCAGCCAGCGTTGGCGGCCCTGGGGCCGCCTCTACCCTGGGATTGAGCTGCTGGTGGGCCTCGGCGTGTTGCTTCAACCCGAGCCCGCCGCCGTTGCCCAGCTGGTGGGAATTGTGGCCGTTCCGCTCGGTGCCATGGGCATGGTTTCGGTGGGCAAGGCAGTGTTCATCGATCAGCTGGCGCTCAACTGCGCCTGCGTGGGCGGCAACTCCAAAACGCCCCTTGGCGTAGTGAGCTTTGCGGAGAACCTGATCATGACCGCCATGGGATTGGTGATGCTCACCGGTGGCTAATCCGATCTCAGGCCTTGGCCCTGCGGCCTGAAAGTAGAAGAGCCAAGCCGGAACCAATGACCACCAAGGTGAACAGCCCCAGCAACCCTGAGTAGTAGGGCTGCAGGTTCAGCGGGCCAAAGCGGCCGGAATGAATCTTGAGCAGCCAGAAAGCATCGATGCCCTGCTCCAGCAATAGGCTGTAGAACGAGCCAGTGGCCGCGGTGAGCAACAGCGGTGCCGCCGCTATCGGCACGACCCAACGATGCAGTTGGCGCCAGCGACTTTTCGGTAGCAAAGGCATGGCGCTTTAGTGGTGACGCAAATGCTGGTGCAGGGTTGCCTCGTTGCTGCAGGGCATCCACATGCCGCTGTTCTGGTGAGTGCCCGTGCAGCCAAGCTCCTTGGCCCGTTGCTCGGCCTCCTGCTGGGTGTCATGAAGGCCCTTCGGGTGGGCGTGGCTGGCCAGCGGCATTGCTGCCAGAGCTAAGGGGATCAGGGCGATGCGTCTGGCTAACGAGAAGCGATTCATCGGGGCGTATGTGGTTGATGACAAACGATACGGAACCTGAAAATTCAGAACTGAAAAAGGGCGTCGTATTGGATGTACTCCAGCTTGCTCAATACCTCCAGGCGCAGCGATCTAGGCATCTGGCGTCGGTTGGTGAATAGTTGGTGAAAGCGGAACAGCCCTGCACATCTCTGCACAGCTTGTGCCATCACCCAAAGGCCAAGAACCGTTGCAGCGGCAGGTCTCTGTGCACCTCTGAACAGTTTGGTGTAATCCTGCTCAATATCTTATCTAGGGCTTTTGGATCACCAGGCTGCGGCGGCCGGGGCCGAGGGGCTGGGCTGGTTTGAACAGCCGTGCAAGCAGGGCCGCCAGGCTGCGCCATTCAGGTGGGGCCTGGCGTTCTGGCCAGGCATCGGGCCGGCCGTAGAGCCAGCTGACCAGGGCAACCATGGCCTGCTGATCGGCCCTGTCCCAGCGGGCCTGCCAAAGGTTGCTTTGGCCTGTGATTAGTTCCAGACCCTCCAGAGTTAGGGGCGGCAGGCTGGCCTGCTGCTGGAGCTGCAGTTGGAGCTCCAGCTTTAGGGAATGGGCCCCCGCTGGCAGCGGTTCACTGCCCTGCCATTCGGCGCCCGCTTCGCTGAGGGCCCGCACCACCCCGGTCACAGACCAGGGGCTGCCATCGGCCAGCTCGCCTTGCAGGAGCGCCGGCATCTGGATCGCCAGCCAGGGCGTTGGATCACTGGCGGCGGGATCCCAACAGGCCCTTAGGGCCACCAGCAGGCCCACCAGGGTCAGGCCGCCCCACACCAATCCCAGCCAGTCACCGGAACTGCCTAATCCAGAAACCAGGTGGCGCAGGATCGAGGCCAGGTTGAGGGTGTTGAGGGCAAGCAGCACCAAAAGGGGCACTGCCAAAACCGGAGCGATGCCGCCGCGGCCCTCGACCCGGTGCTTGGGGGTTATCCGGAAGGGTTGCACTTTCCCCCAGAGGCTGGCCAGCACCGTGGCGGCCAGGGGCACCGCCAGGGCCCAGCCGGGCAGATCGGCCAGCAGGGCATGGCGGCTGCCCCGGTTGAGCCAGCCCACGCTGAGGAGCAGGGCGATCCAGAGCGGCAGCAGCAGTTCCACCAGCGCCGTGCCCGTGTAACGCACGGGCGACACATCCAGCAGGCCGATGCAGAGGGGCATCAGCAGCAGCAACAGGCGCGGCACCGTGTTGAACCAGTGCAGGGCCCCTTCGATGTAGGCCAGTCGCTGGCTGAGCCGCAGACCCCGCAGCCGCAGGGGGCCCTGGGGCAGCCGCAACGCCTGCAGGGTGCCGGAAGCCCAGCGCTGCCGCTGCCTGACGAAATCAAGCATGGTTTCAGCGGCCAAGCCGGCGCTGAGCTTTTCGCCCAGATAGCGCAGCCGCCAGCCCTTCGAGGCCAACACCATGCCGGTCACCAGGTCTTCGGAGATGGCCTGCTCCACAAAGCCGCCGATTTGATCAAGGGCTGAGCGGCGCACTAGGAAGCTGGTGCCGGCACACACCACCGCATCCCAGGCGCTGCGCACCGGTTCGATCCAGCGGTAGAAGCTCTCCTCATCCGGCAGCAGCCAGGCCTCCATGGCCAGGTTGCGCATTATTGGGTCGGCATTGAGGAAGTGCTGGGGTGTCTGCACCAGGGCCACCTGGGGATCGAGCAGCAGGCCGATCGTGCGCTCAAGAAACTGCCGCTGCGGCACGAAATCCGCGTCAAATACCGCCACCAGTTCGGCGTCGCACAGGGCAAGGCCGGCGTTGAGGTTGCCGGCTTTGGCATGGAGCCGCTGGGGGCGGTGGTGATAGTGGCAGCCGTAGCGCGATGCCAGGGCGATCAACTCGGGGCGGCCGGCGTCGTCGAGCAGCCAAAGGCGCCGATGGGGATAGCTCAACTGGCTACAGGCCTGCAGGCAGCGCTCCAGCACCGGTAGCGGTTCACCGCAGGTGGGTATCAAAACGTCTACGGCGGGGCGCCAGCCGCCGGCCAGCCAGCGGGCTTGGGCCGCATTTGCCTCGGGGCGACCATCGCTGAAGCGGCGCCAGGCCAGCACCAACGGCAGCAGGCCGCTGAGCAGCAACCATCCTTCCGCCAGCAGCAGCAGCACGCTTAGGCCTGCCGCCAGGGGGGTGCTGAGGTTGAGGCTCGCGCTTACGCGCCAGTGCAGGTAGCGCAGGGTCAGCAGGACGAGCAGCAGCAGCAGGCTGCGGCGCATCCATAGGGGGCAACTTGCCTCCGGCCGTCGGCTCAGCCACAGGGGCCACAGCAGGGCCAGCCAGGGAAGCCAGGGCGTGGCAAAGGGGGTCACATGAATCCCAGCTGGGCCCTGGCTTGATCCAGCAACGCTAGGGCCGCTGCCGGGGTGGCTGCCCGCATCAGCTCCTGGCGCAGTTGGGGGGCGCCGCTAAAGCCCTGGCAGGTCCAGGCCATGTGTTTGCGGGCGATCAGTAGGCCGTGGTCGCCCTTGGCTGCCACCAGGGCCCCCAGTTGTTCGGCCGCCAAGGCCAGACGCTCGGCCGGGCTGGGGGCGGGCGGCACGGGCCTGCCGCCCAGGGCCGCATCGATCTGGCCCACCAGCCAGGGGGCGCCCATGGTGCCCCGGCCCACCATCACCCCATCGGCGCCGGTGATCTCCAGGCAGCGGCTGGCAGCGGCGGGGCAGTTGATGTCGCCATTGGCGATTACGGGAATGGCCAGGGCTGCCTTGACCCGGGCAATCGCTTCCCAATCGGCCTGCCCCTTGAAGGCCTGCTCCCGGGTGCGGCCGTGCAGGGTGAGTAGTTGGGCGCCGGCGTCTTCGAGCTGGCGGCACCAGCTGACGGGGTCGAGGTCGCTGCCGCACCAGCCCAGGCGTGTTTTGACGGTCACCGGAATCCCCACGGCCGCGCCCACCACGGCGACGATGCGGGTGGCCAAATCGGGATCCCGAATCAGGCCACTGCCGCCCCCTTTTTTGGCGATCTTCTTCACCGGGCAACCCATGTTGATGTCGATCAGGAAGGCGCCGGCGGCCTCGGCCCGGCGGGCAGCTTCGGCCATCGCCTGGGGGCGGTAATCAAACAACTGCACCCCGATCGGGCCGGCTTCACTTGCGAGCTCCTCCACCTTTTGGCGGCCGTGGCCCAGCTCCAGGCTGGTGGCATTCACCATCTCGGTGAACAGCAGGGCATCGGGGGCCCAGCGCCGCACCAGGCCCCGAAAAATCCGATCACTCACCCCCGCCAGCGGCGACTGCAGCACCCGACAGCGCAGGCTCCGGGGTGTGCCGTTGCCAGGCAGCTGCAGCGCACCGGAAAGCAGCGCACCGGAAAGCAGCGCACCGGAAGGCAGTGGAAGGGAAGGGATCATGGTGATCCGATTGTGACGCCCTGTGCCTGCTGCCTACCCCCTGAGCCGTGCGCTGCTGGAGGCCGTATTGGCCGATCGCACCAGTGATCGCTTCGTGTGTGAGCTGATCTGGCCGCGCCTGGGATACGCGCCCGATGGCTCCGGCACCTGGGGCGCCGGCCCGGCTACGGAAGCCCTATGGCGGGAGTCCTTCCCGATTGAACCCCAGTTCATCGCCCAGCGGCCCGCCTCGGTGGCACTCACCCGCTCGATCCCGAAGCAGCACAAGCAGCTGCTCAAGCAGCAGCTGGGCTTTGCCGGCTACAAAATCGGTGGGCTCTACCCACGCCGCACCCGCCGGGCCACGGCGGTCAATTGGTTGTTGGCCTATCTGGCTGAGCGCAATGAGCCCCTGCCCGCAACCGGGCTCCTGCCGGAGCTGCTGGAGCCGCCGGCCAATCCCGTGGCCGGGCACCCGGGGGATTGGCCCGTGGCCTAGGGGGCAACCACTCTGTAGGGTCAAGTAAGGAAATAGTTGTAAGGGATAAGGCGTTTTGGCGCTTCCTGTTGTCGCCATCATTGGCCGCCCCAACGTGGGCAAATCGACCTTGGTCAACCGGCTGTGCCGGAGCCGGGAGGCGATCGTGCACGACCAGCCGGGCGTGACCCGTGATCGCACCTACCAGGAGGGTTACTGGGGCGATCGCACCTTCATGGTGGTCGACACGGGCGGCTTGGTCTTCGACGACGACAGTGAATTCCTGCCCGAGATCCGCGAACAGACCAACCTGGCCCTGGCGGAAGCCTCCGTGGCCCTGGTGGTTGTGGATGGCCAGCAGGGCCTGACCGCCGCCGATGAGGCGATTGCCGAATGGCTGCGGGGCCAGGGGGTGCCCACCCTGTTGGGTGTCAATAAATGCGAATCGCCGGAGACCGGCCTGGCGATGGCGGCGGAGTTTTGGGGCCTGGGGCTGGGGGAACCCTTTCCGATCTCGGCGATCCACGGTGCCGGCACCGGCGACCTACTCGACAAGGTGATCAGCTATCTGCCTCCCACCGAGGAGGTGGAGACAGAGGCGCCGATTCAGCTGGCGATCATTGGCCGCCCAAATGTGGGTAAATCCAGCCTGCTGAATGCGGTGTCCGGTGAAAACCGGGCGATCGTGAGCCCGATCCGCGGCACCACCCGCGACACGATCGATACCACGATCGAACGGGAGGGCAAGACCTGGAAACTGCTCGACACAGCCGGTATTCGTAGGCGCCGTTCGGTCAACTACGGCCCGGAATTTTTCGGCATCAACCGCAGCTTTAAGGCGATTGAGCGCAGTGATGTCTGCGTGCTCGTGATCGATGCCATCGATGGCGTTACCGAGCAGGACCAACGCCTCGCGGGCCGCATTGAAGAGGACGGCCGCGCCTGCGTGGTGGTGGTCAATAAGTGGGATGCCATCGAAAAGGACAGCCACACCATGCCGGCGATGGAAAAGGAGCTGCGCGCCAAGCTCTATTTCCTGGATTGGGCGCCGATGTTGTTTACCTCGGCCCTCATTGGCCAGCGGGTGCAGGCGATTTTCCCCCTCGCCCTGTTGGCGGTCGAGCAGCACCGTCGCCGGGTCACCACTTCGGTGGTGAATGAGGTGCTCACCGAGGCCCTCAGTTGGCGTTCTCCCCCCACCAGCCGCGGCGGTCGCCAGGGCCGTTTGTATTACGGCACCCAGGTGGCGGTGCGGCCCCCCAGCTTCACCCTGTTTGTCAATGATCCGAAGTTGTTTGGCGACACCTATCGCCGCTATGTGGAGCGTCAGATACGCGAGGGTTTGGGTTTTGAAGGCACGCCAATCAAACTGTTCTGGCGCGGCAAGCAGCAGCGCGATGCCGAGAAGGAACTGGCCCGGCAACAAGCCCGGCGCTGATGGATTGGTTGCGGCAGCTGCCGATCGGCCAATTTGTGGCCGAGGAGCAGCCAGGTCGGCGCAGTAGTTGGCTGCGGAGCTTGGATCCCCGGCTCAAGCTCGGTTGGACCCTGGCCTTCCTGATTACCCCAATTCTGGCGGGGCCGATCTGGCGCATTTCCCTTGTTGGGGTGCTGCTGTTGATCACCGCCGTCAGCGGTTTGCCCTGGCGGCTGTGGCGCCGCAGTTTGCCCGCCCTGGTGGCTCTGGCGGTGCTGGTGGGTTTGCTGGCGGCGGTGCTGCCGGAGGGTGCCATCGCCGCTGCCCCCCTGCAGCGTCCGCCCCAGGAGCTGCGCTTGGCGCCGGGATCACCCCTTAGCCCTGCCCCCGAGCGGGCTGGCGAGCGCTGGGAAATCCTCCGCCTCGGCCCCGTTTCAATCAACCGCCGCTCGGCCAAGCTCGGTCTCAATGGCGCCACCCTGCTGTTCACGCTGGTGCACAGCGCCAACCTGCTGCTAATCAGCACCCCAGCCGAGGAGTTGGTGTGGTCGATCAGCTGGCTGCTGGCGCCCCTGGGGCGCTGGGGTTGGCCGGTGGAGCGCCTCGGTTTCACCTTGCTATTGGCCCTGCGCTTTTTGCCGCTGGTGCAGGAAGAACTGCAAAACCTGTTGCGATCCCTGGCTACCCGGGCGGTCAATTTCAAGCGTTTGGGCTGGCGTGCAGGCTTGGGTTTGCTCTTGGCCCTGGGCGAACGTTTGCTGGCCAACCTGCTGCTGCGGGCTGAACAGGGGGCAGAGGCCCTGCTCGCCAGGGGTGGACGCTGGGCGCCCCCTGACCAGTTGCATCAAATGGCCCCTGCCCACCCTTGGCTGAATCGCTGGGCCGGGGCGGGCCTGGCCGGTTTGCTGCTGCTGCGCTGCAAAGTCGGTGGTTTTTAATGGTGCGACCCCGGCCCTGTGAGCCCGTAAAACCAAGCCTGCCGAAAGAGTGAGTAAAGAGAGATACCTCAACCATCCCACCTTTGGGATGCTCTACCAGGTGGCGCCGCTGCTGGAGGGCAGAGAGCTCTACGCCACCCTCTATGCCCAGCGCATCTTCTTTGTGGTCACCCTCCAGCCCAAGGGGGCCAGTTTCGAGGTGGTGCCATTGATGGATGCTCGCCAATTAGCCGAACAAAATTTGGGGCGTGTCCGGAGGGAAAGCACGGAGGTAATGGCCTTTTGGCGCAAATTGTTTGACCAGACCTTTATCTAAATGACGGGCACCCTGGCGGAGCGCTTTGCTGCCCTTGGCCAGGCCCTGCCGGCCGGCAGCCATTTGCTGGCGGTGAGTAAGGGCCATCCCGCCGAGCTGGTCAGGCAGCTGGCCTCCCTGGGCCAGCGCAGCTTTGGCGAGAGCCGGGTCCAGGAAGCCATCGCCAAGCAGGCGGAACTGGCGGATCTGCCGCCCTTGGATTGGCATTTCATTGGTCGCCTGCAGGCCAACAAAGCCCGCCAGGTGCTGCGCCATTTCGGCACAATTCACTCGGTTGACAGCCTGGAATTGGCCCAGCGGCTGGCCCGCATTGCAGCGGAGGAGGGCCTTAGCCCCAGGGTATTTTTTCAGCTCAAATTCCAGGCCGATCCCGATAAAACTGGCTGGGAGCCCGATCATTTTTTGCGGGATTGGCCCCAGTTGCAACTGCTCGCACCCCTGCAGGCGGTGGGCTTAATGACGATCCTTCCCTTCGGGCTAACCCTGGCCGAACGAAAAGTGCTCTTCGATCGATGTGCCGCTTTTGGCACAAGGTTTGGGTTGCCAGAACTCTCGATGGGCATGAGTGGAGATTGGCCTGAGGCCGCGGCGGCTGGCAGCACCTGGCTGCGAATTGGCAGTGGCCTATTTGGTTCCCGCAACAATATTTCTGCTTAAAAGCAAGAAATTTCCAGCTGGAACCCTTGCCGTCATTGGTTCAAGGCGCTATTCAGGTGGAAAGCATCCTTGAGGTTGGCTCTGTGTCGTTGTTTTCTCGTCTGCGTGCCGTTGTCTCTGGGGATGACTACCTCGATGGCGACTACGATGATGAGCTCGATTACGACGGCGGAGAGTTCGATGAACCCGCCCCCACGCCCCGCTCTAATTCCCTGGCTTTGACCTCTGATTTCGGCGCCACCGATCCTTTCCTGGGCACCAATGTGATTGGCATGCCGGGCCTATCAAATGCCACCGCTGAGGTGTCCCTGATGGAGCCCCGCAGTTTTGATGAAATGCCGAAGGCCATCCAGGCCCTGCGCGATCGCAAAACGGTGATTCTCAACCTGACGATGATGGAGCCGGACCAGGCCCAGCGGGCCGTGGACTTCGTGGCCGGCGGCACCTTTGCGATCGATGGCCACCAGGAGCGGGTTGGCGAAAGTATTTTCCTGTTCGCACCAAGCTGCGTCACCGTCACCACCGCATCCAGCGATGAGGCCTCCTCTCCCACGATCGTGAGTCGGGAGATCAACGAGCCCGCCGAGGCTGCCCCTAGCCCGGCCTGGGGTCGTCAAGACACCGCCATCTAGGGATTGTCTGCTCCTTCCTTAGGTGTGGTGGGCCTGGGCCGGATGGCCCGGGCCTTGCTGTTGCCGCTGCTTGAGGCGGGAATTGTTGAGCGTGCGGGGGTGAGGGCTGTGGTGGCAAGCGATGCCTCCGCAAAACGCCTCAGCCTCGAGCACTGCCTGGAGCTTGGCCTGGAGGTGGGCACCGATCCTGCCCAGGCCTGGCGTGCCCCAGTGGTGATCCTGGCGGTTAAACCCCAGCAGCTTGAGCAGGCGGCAGAGGCTGCGGCCCTTGCTGCCAGCACGGCAGAGGCTGCTGGGGAGGCCGAAACAGCTGGCGGCCTGCTTATTTCGGTGTTGGCCGGCGTAAAGCTTGGGCGGCTCCAGGCGCTTTTCCCCACTTGGCAGTGTGTGCGGGCCGTGCCCAATACGCCGGCGATGGTGCGCAGCGGTCTGACGGGCTTGGCCTTTGCCGATTCTGTAACCAGCGAACAGCGGGCCTGGGTTGGCGAGTTGTTTGCCCTGGTGGGTGAGGTTCACCACCTGCCCGAGGCCCAATTGGATGCCTTTTTGGCGCTCACCTCATCGGGGCCAGCCTTTGTGGCCCTAGTTGCCGAGGCCATGGCGGATGGGGCCGTGGCCGCAGGCCTGCCCCGGGTCCTGGCCCACCGCTTGGCCCACCGCACCTTGGCCGGCACGGCCGCCCTATTGGCCCAGCAGGATTTGCACCCCGGCCAGCTCAAGGACATGGTCAGCAGCCCTGGGGGCACCACCATCGCCGGGCTGAGGGCCCTGGAGAAGGCGGGACTGCGCTCTGCCCTGATTGAGGCCGTGCTGGCCGCCGCCCAACGCAGCCGGGAATTGGCCTAAGCCTTTCCCTTGCCCAGCTTTGGTTCGGTGCCAGCCAGCAGGCGCTCGATGTTGCTGCGGTGCCGCCAAACCACCAGCACCGTGGTGAGCAGGGCTAAACACAGGTAGGCGGGCCGGATGCCGCCTGCCCCAAAGGATCCCAGCATTAGGAGGGGCAGGCTGAGGGCGGCCACCACGCTTGAGAGAGAAACAATTCGGCTGAAGCTCAGCACGCTCAAAAAGATGCCAAAACAGGCCAGGCCCACGGGCCAGGAGACCCCCAACAACATGCCCAGGCCGGTGGCTACCGCCTTGCCACCCCGAAATCCCAGCCACACCGGCCAGATGTGGCCTGCCAGGGCCGCCAGGCCGGCCAGCACCACCCAGCTGTCGATTTGCCAGGAGGGGGCGGCTCCCAGGGCCAGGGCCTGGGGCTCCAGCACGGCTTTGGCCAGCAGCACCGCGCCGGTGCCCTTGAGCACATCCACCAGAAACACCACTAGGGCCGGGCCCTTGCCCACCACCCGCAACACATTGGTGGCTCCGGTGGAACCGGAGCCTTCCCGGCGAATATCAATTCCGGCCAGCCAGCGGCCGGCCAGGTAGCCACTCGGCAGGGAGCCCAGCATGTAGCCAGCAAGTAGCAGTAACAGGGGAGTGGCGGAAAACATGGGGGCCAGCAGGGGGGGTTAGTAGAACTCTTCTTCCGTTCTGAGCTCTTCTGGACCGGCCGCAAAGGCCAGCCAGAGCGGAAATTGCAGGATCGGAATGTCGATTACCTGCTCGGTTGCATCCACCACAATGAAGGGCAATTCACCCCGTTCTTCCAGGCGATCGGCCCGCTCAATCAGGGCATCGGGGCGCTCAAACAGCACGATGCCGCTGCTGGGGCCGAAGTCTTCTCGGGCCAGGCCCAGGCAATCTTGAAGCCCCCGCCGCCATTCCCCCAAGCGCTCGGGCTGGCTCGCTAACACCAGGGTTTGGAAGCGATCGCCATAGAGCTCCCCAAGGATCGCAATTGCCGCAGCTGCCACCAGGGCATTGCGGCTGCGGCTGCCACTGCTCGGTTGGGCGCCCCTGCCGCCCTGGCCTAAAAACCAGTCCTCTAGGTAGCCGGCGCCGCTGCTCTCCAGGCTGCGTCGCAGTTTCCAGGGGTCGGCGTAGAAGTCGGGTTGGTTGCCAAAGGAGGCCAGGCGCTCGCGAATCAGGGCCCCATCTGGTTGGAACTGGCCGGCGGCGGTAAGGGGCGGCTGGGTTGAAGAATCCTCCGGCTTGGCGGCGATTGCGTCGAGGGGCGAGGGTTTTACCAGCACCTGCTGGGGGATCAGCTCCACCTGCTCGGCAGCTACGGCCAATTCCTGCAGTGCCCCAACTAGGTAGTCCTGGAAGCCCTTGATGCGCCTTGCCACCGCATCCGACTGGCCGGCAAAGCTGCTCTCAATTTCGGCCTGGATCTGGCTGAGGCGCCCCTCGAGCTGGACAATTTCCGCCTGGAGCTCTTCACGTCGTTGGCGCAGTTCGGTGAGGGCTAGGTCGCTCCAGCTGGTTTCTGGACTGGGATCGTCAGACATCGCTGGGGTTAGGGGTGGGCTCCGGTTTTGTCAGTTGGCCAAGGCGTTCGTCCAGGTGCTGGACCAGTTGTTCGCGCAGGCTGGTGGCATCAAACAGCACCGGCAAGAAATGGATGCTGCCCTGTTCACGGAAATAGAACAGCACCGGCAGGCCCGGCCAGAACAGTTTCCAGCCCAGCCACTCCCCGTAGGGGAAGCGGCGCAGCAGGCTCTGTTGCCGCCACACCAACAGGGCATCGCCACCAAATTCCAGCCGCAGCAGGCTGGTCTGCAGCAGCAGAAATAGGCCAAATACCGCCACACCGAGGGCCAGCCACAGAGCCCCACCCCAAAGGGGAAGCAGGCCTAGAGAAGCCAGGCCTAGAACCATGACCCCAATGGCCACTGCGTAGCTGGGTTGGAGCAGGCTGCCGCTGGAGCCGGGAAAGAGGCCACCCTCGGGGCGATTGCTGGGTGAAATTTCTTCCATTAGCCGAACATCACTTTGGTGAGTAGGGCATCCACGATTGCCACTATCACCAGGATCATCACAACGGCGCCGGTGGTGGTGGTGCCTACTTCCTTGGGCCCGCCTTTGGTGGTTAGCCCCCAGCCGCAGGAGATCACAGCGATTATCAGGCCAAACACCAGGGCCTTTGTCAGCATCGCCGGGAGGTCAGATGGTTCCATCCAGCTACGCACCGAATTCCAAAACACCGTGGGAGGGATGTTGTAGATGAGGGTGCTGCTGACCTGGCCCGACCAAATCCCCACCCAGAAAAACAGCAGACATTGCACCGGTGCCATCACCACCATGGCCAGCACCCGGGGCACCACCAGGTACTGCACGGGATCGGTGCGCAGCATGGTGATCGCGTCGATTTGCTCGGTCACCTTCATGGTGCCCAGTTGGGCCGCATAGGCCGTGGCCACCTTGCCCGTGAGCAGGGTGGCCATCAGCAGGGGCGCGATTTCTCGGGAAAGGCCCAGGGCTAAAAGACCACCCACCGTTGCTCCGGCCCCCTGTTTGGTGAGCTCAGCGGCCACCTGGATGTTGAACACCGTGCCAGCGGCCAGGGCCGTAATCAGCACGATCAAAAAGCTGCCAGGCCCTGCCTCGAGTAATTCCTGCATCAGGTCGTTGAAGCCGATCTGGCCCCTGGCGATGGCACTTACCGCCTGGCCGCCGATCAAGCAGCTGGCCCCCAGGCGCTTCAGCCAGCGGGGCGCTCTCAACTTCAGTGATTTTTGCCGAGGGGCAATGGTCATCGCGGGAGGTCGCTCAGGTCGATTGGGGGAGCAGGGCTTTGTCCCTTGTAGGCCAGCGACGCATCACCACCAAGCCCAGTACCACCAGGATGGCCGGGATCAGGC
This genomic interval from Cyanobium sp. WAJ14-Wanaka contains the following:
- a CDS encoding DUF3086 domain-containing protein, producing the protein MSDDPSPETSWSDLALTELRQRREELQAEIVQLEGRLSQIQAEIESSFAGQSDAVARRIKGFQDYLVGALQELAVAAEQVELIPQQVLVKPSPLDAIAAKPEDSSTQPPLTAAGQFQPDGALIRERLASFGNQPDFYADPWKLRRSLESSGAGYLEDWFLGQGGRGAQPSSGSRSRNALVAAAAIAILGELYGDRFQTLVLASQPERLGEWRRGLQDCLGLAREDFGPSSGIVLFERPDALIERADRLEERGELPFIVVDATEQVIDIPILQFPLWLAFAAGPEELRTEEEFY
- a CDS encoding ABC transporter permease, with amino-acid sequence MRAPRWLKRLGASCLIGGQAVSAIARGQIGFNDLMQELLEAGPGSFLIVLITALAAGTVFNIQVAAELTKQGAGATVGGLLALGLSREIAPLLMATLLTGKVATAYAAQLGTMKVTEQIDAITMLRTDPVQYLVVPRVLAMVVMAPVQCLLFFWVGIWSGQVSSTLIYNIPPTVFWNSVRSWMEPSDLPAMLTKALVFGLIIAVISCGWGLTTKGGPKEVGTTTTGAVVMILVIVAIVDALLTKVMFG
- a CDS encoding cell division protein SepF, whose amino-acid sequence is MSLFSRLRAVVSGDDYLDGDYDDELDYDGGEFDEPAPTPRSNSLALTSDFGATDPFLGTNVIGMPGLSNATAEVSLMEPRSFDEMPKAIQALRDRKTVILNLTMMEPDQAQRAVDFVAGGTFAIDGHQERVGESIFLFAPSCVTVTTASSDEASSPTIVSREINEPAEAAPSPAWGRQDTAI
- the proC gene encoding pyrroline-5-carboxylate reductase produces the protein MSAPSLGVVGLGRMARALLLPLLEAGIVERAGVRAVVASDASAKRLSLEHCLELGLEVGTDPAQAWRAPVVILAVKPQQLEQAAEAAALAASTAEAAGEAETAGGLLISVLAGVKLGRLQALFPTWQCVRAVPNTPAMVRSGLTGLAFADSVTSEQRAWVGELFALVGEVHHLPEAQLDAFLALTSSGPAFVALVAEAMADGAVAAGLPRVLAHRLAHRTLAGTAALLAQQDLHPGQLKDMVSSPGGTTIAGLRALEKAGLRSALIEAVLAAAQRSRELA
- a CDS encoding DUF3119 family protein, with product MEEISPSNRPEGGLFPGSSGSLLQPSYAVAIGVMVLGLASLGLLPLWGGALWLALGVAVFGLFLLLQTSLLRLEFGGDALLVWRQQSLLRRFPYGEWLGWKLFWPGLPVLFYFREQGSIHFLPVLFDATSLREQLVQHLDERLGQLTKPEPTPNPSDV
- the plsY gene encoding glycerol-3-phosphate 1-O-acyltransferase PlsY, with the translated sequence MFSATPLLLLLAGYMLGSLPSGYLAGRWLAGIDIRREGSGSTGATNVLRVVGKGPALVVFLVDVLKGTGAVLLAKAVLEPQALALGAAPSWQIDSWVVLAGLAALAGHIWPVWLGFRGGKAVATGLGMLLGVSWPVGLACFGIFLSVLSFSRIVSLSSVVAALSLPLLMLGSFGAGGIRPAYLCLALLTTVLVVWRHRSNIERLLAGTEPKLGKGKA